Proteins encoded by one window of Xenopus tropicalis strain Nigerian chromosome 6, UCB_Xtro_10.0, whole genome shotgun sequence:
- the LOC116411743 gene encoding mas-related G-protein coupled receptor member D-like, giving the protein MASNDTNTTQFNDTNNFDKSHAPNSVIHYSITAAVAMGLCLIGIVGNIIVFWYLFFRIPRTKYTVYIINLAAADLLLLTFAAILMMVNINTLVGSNPDFEGIVVFYTFLQSIYDLSLYSGMYFLTAISMERCISVLFPLWYRSHRPKTLSVTMCICLWILGCSESLTVNLACPDNDFRNQTEVCTGVQIMRFTLSICICLPLMILSSVTLLIAIKKTFRNRYPSRLYIIIIAAVFIFILSVIPFNFLWFLMYFRLLPSIQDTLGLYFVSILTAALSSTANPYIYFIVGRLWKQKSSQSIRDVLHRAFKAQEDEKEEIKCEKENTSSSNNSNARNSTSSDSHRTDNSNYTNTENIL; this is encoded by the coding sequence ATGGCATCTAACGACACAAACACAACGCAATTTAATGATACAAACAACTTTGATAAAAGTCATGCTCCAAACTCTGTCATACATTATTCAATAACTGCTGCTGTTGCCATGGGCCTCTGTCTGATTGGAATAGTGGGAAATATAATAGTGTTCTGGTACCTTTTCTTCAGGATCCCACGGACcaaatacactgtttacattatTAACTTAGCTGCAGCTGACCTGCTGTTACTAACATTTGCTGCTATTTTAATGATGGTCAATATAAACACATTAGTTGGTAGCAATCCTGATTTTGAAGGCATTGTTGTATTTTATACCTTTTTACAAAGCATTTATGATCTTTCCCTATATTCTGGAATGTACTTTCTAACAGCTATCAGCATGGAAAGATGCATTTCTGTGCTTTTCCCTCTTTGGTATCGTAGCCATCGCCCAAAGACACTGTCAGTAACAATGTGCATTTGCCTTTGGATTCTTGGATGCTCAGAAAGTCTCACAGTAAACTTAGCATGTCCTGATAATGATTTTCGTAATCAGACAGAAGTTTGTACAGGAGTGCAGATTATGAGATTCACTTTAAGCATTTGCATCTGTCTGCCACTAATGATCCTTTCTAGTGTCACTCTGCTAATTGCTATAAAGAAGACCTTTAGGAACAGATACCCATCAAGgctttatatcattattattgctgcagtcttcattttcattttgtcTGTGATACCATTCAACTTTCTCTGGTTTCTAATGTACTTCAGACTTTTGCCTTCAATACAAGATACTCTTGGTCTTTACTTTGTCAGTATACTAACTGCAGCTCTCAGTTCTACTGCCAATCCATATATTTACTTCATTGTCGGAAGACTGTGGAAACAGAAATCCAGTCAATCAATTCGCGATGTTCTTCATAGAGCCTTCAAGGCACAAGAGGATGAAAAGgaagaaataaaatgtgaaaaagaaaatacttCATCATCAAACAATAGCAATGCAAGAAACAGCACTTCCAGTGACAGCCATAGAACAGATAATTCAAATTACACCAATACAGAAAATATCTTGTGA